The following nucleotide sequence is from Piliocolobus tephrosceles isolate RC106 unplaced genomic scaffold, ASM277652v3 unscaffolded_34844, whole genome shotgun sequence.
AAAAGGATGCATGGGGCTGAGTACAGGAATCAGCACTGGGGCTGGGGTTCTGGGAGCAGTGGTGCAGCAGGGGGTGAGCTGCAGGGGGAATGGAGGATGAACCAAGGGGAAGGCGTCCCCCACTCCCAGTGCTCACCGGCCACCTGCAGGCTGACAGCAGCGCTGCCAAAATCCCGGATGCTCACGAAGCAGGTGAAGCTGCCCTCGTCTGCCACACGCACGCGCTGCAGCCTCAAGGATGCGTTGCCCTGTGCCAGCAGGTCCAGGAAGAGTGCCGTGCGGTTGGCATAGGCGCTGCCCTGGTCCCGGCCCTCGGTGAAACTGTGCACCAGCTGTTTGGTATCTGTCAGCTGCCAGATGAGGTTGAGCTGTGCCAGGCTAAAGCCAGGCTCGGGGGAGAAGGAGCAGCGCAGGGTGGCATCGGTGCCCACCAGGGCTACCACCGGGTCCTCAGGGACCTGGACCTCCACGGCTCCTGGGGGTGGGGTCAGAGGGGCAGGGTGATGAGGAGAAGCAGGACTCTCCAGGCTACCATCCAAGTCTCCCAACCTCTTCCCCCATCAACTCCCAGACCCTGTTCCatcttcctattttcttcttaGATGCAAAAGTAAATTAAGCCTGAGGACTCTCAGATATGGAGTCTTCCCAGTCCTCTGAGAACAATCACAG
It contains:
- the LOC113222778 gene encoding CD276 antigen; translation: MTLEPNKDLQPGDTVTITCSSYRGYPEAEVFWQDGQGAPLTGNVTTSQMANEQGLFDVHSVLRVVLGANGTYSCLVRNPVLQQDAHGSITITPQRSPTGAVEVQVPEDPVVALVGTDATLRCSFSPEPGFSLAQLNLIWQLTDTKQLVHSFTEGRDQGSAYANRTALFLDLLAQGNASLRLQRVRVADEGSFTCFVSIRDFGSAAVSLQVA